A genomic segment from Nicotiana tabacum cultivar K326 chromosome 7, ASM71507v2, whole genome shotgun sequence encodes:
- the LOC107829891 gene encoding small ribosomal subunit protein eS10z, with amino-acid sequence MVQSFCCCNRLWLQCDFSPLSPLLPAAMIISEKNRREISKYLFQEGVCYAKKDYNLAKHPLIDVPNLQVIKLMQSFKSKEYVRETFAWMHYYWYLTNDGIEFLRTYLNLPSEIVPATLKKSAKPLGRPMGGPPGDRPRGPPRFEGDRPRFGDREGYRAGPRGPPGEFGGEKGGAPADYQPAFRGSGGRPGFGRGSGGFGGAPPSSSFS; translated from the exons ATGGTACAATCCTTTTGCTGCTGCAATCGTCTGTGGCTTCAGTGTGATTTCTCTCCGTTATCCCCTCTTCTTCCAGCAGCCATG attatTTCAGAGAAGAACCGTAGAGAGATCTCCAAATACCTCTTCCAAG AGGGAGTATGTTATGCGAAGAAAGACTACAACTTGGCGAAGCATCCATTAATCGATGTGCCGAACCTACAGGTGATTAAGCTGATGCAGAGCTTCAAATCTAAGGAGTACGTTCGCGAGACATTCGCTTGGATGCATTACTACTGGTACCTTACAAATGATGGTATTGAGTTCCTCAGGACTTACCTTAACCTTCCATCTGAAATTGTGCCCGCTACTTTGAAAAAATCTGCTAAGCCTCTTGGTCGTCCCATGGGTGGACCTCCTGGCGATCGTCCCCG TGGACCACCAAGGTTCGAGGGTGATAGGCCAAGGTTCGGGGACAGGGAAGGGTATCGTGCTGGCCCAAGAGGTCCGCCTGGTGAGTTTGGTGGTGAAAAAGGTGGAGCTCCAGCTGACTATCAGCCTGCTTTCAGG GGTTCTGGTGGAAGACCTGGATTTGGTCGCGGATCTGGAGGTTTTGGTGGTGCACCCCCTAGTTCAAGCTTCTCTTAA